In Miniphocaeibacter halophilus, the following proteins share a genomic window:
- a CDS encoding DeoR/GlpR family DNA-binding transcription regulator: protein MGKKEERLMAFIDILKIKNYIPIRDLANMLKVSEMTIRRDLKILESQNIVKNIDGVIIYDPMDSSLREESQYDFNAELDKQFKKKSNIGKYAASLIEDGDIIMIDTGTTTQHIISNINPSINITALSYNINILTELRKNPNIKNPNIKILFAGGYYYPNTQMFASVQGVKFIEGIRATKAFLSAAGVHEELGLTCRNSYEVATKKAVINSSIKRILLVDSTKFGVIRSEYFCDLDDIDEIVTDSKISEEWKNLLKEKNIKLHICN from the coding sequence TTGGGCAAAAAAGAAGAAAGGTTAATGGCTTTTATAGATATTTTAAAAATTAAAAATTATATACCTATTCGAGATCTAGCTAATATGTTAAAAGTATCTGAAATGACTATTAGACGTGATTTGAAAATTTTAGAAAGTCAAAATATAGTAAAGAATATAGATGGTGTTATTATTTATGATCCAATGGATTCTTCTTTAAGAGAAGAATCCCAATACGATTTCAATGCTGAATTAGATAAACAATTTAAGAAAAAATCCAATATAGGAAAATATGCCGCTTCTTTAATAGAAGATGGGGACATAATAATGATTGATACAGGAACAACTACTCAACATATTATCTCAAATATAAATCCAAGTATTAATATTACTGCCTTAAGTTATAATATCAACATCTTAACTGAACTAAGAAAAAATCCAAATATAAAAAATCCAAATATAAAGATATTATTTGCAGGTGGATATTACTATCCTAACACTCAAATGTTTGCTAGTGTACAGGGAGTAAAATTCATTGAAGGAATAAGAGCTACAAAAGCCTTTCTTTCAGCTGCTGGTGTTCATGAGGAATTAGGCTTAACCTGTAGAAACTCCTATGAAGTGGCTACAAAAAAAGCAGTAATAAATAGTTCCATAAAAAGAATTCTACTTGTTGACTCTACTAAATTTGGAGTTATTAGATCGGAATATTTTTGTGATCTTGATGATATTGATGAAATAGTGACAGATTCTAAAATTTCAGAAGAATGGAAAAATTTGTTAAAAGAAAAAAATATAAAGTTACATATATGTAATTAA
- the deoC gene encoding deoxyribose-phosphate aldolase, which produces MKNNEILKYVDHTLLKAVSTWEQIKKICEETRDYNMASACIPPTYVEKAAKDYGNDIVICTVLGFPLGYDNLETKVFSAKNAILKGAEELDMVINIGDVKNRDYDKITYEITKMKEAVGSKILKVIIETCYLEENEKIQLCKCVTDGGADYIKTSTGFGTAGATIKDIILLKNHIGPNVKIKASGGIKTKSDLVSFIEIGCQRLGTSSALQILYG; this is translated from the coding sequence ATGAAGAATAATGAAATTTTAAAATATGTGGATCATACTCTTTTAAAAGCAGTTTCAACTTGGGAACAAATAAAAAAGATATGTGAGGAAACTAGAGATTATAATATGGCTAGTGCTTGTATTCCGCCAACATATGTTGAAAAGGCAGCTAAAGATTATGGAAACGATATCGTCATATGTACTGTATTAGGTTTTCCATTAGGTTATGATAATTTGGAAACAAAAGTTTTCTCAGCAAAAAATGCAATATTAAAAGGTGCTGAAGAATTGGATATGGTTATTAATATAGGAGATGTGAAAAATAGGGATTACGACAAGATTACATATGAAATAACTAAGATGAAAGAAGCGGTAGGGAGTAAAATATTAAAGGTAATTATTGAAACATGCTATTTAGAAGAAAATGAAAAAATTCAATTGTGTAAATGTGTTACAGATGGTGGAGCGGATTATATTAAAACTTCTACTGGGTTTGGAACAGCGGGGGCTACAATTAAAGATATCATATTATTAAAAAATCATATTGGTCCAAATGTGAAAATAAAAGCATCTGGTGGGATTAAAACAAAAAGTGATTTAGTATCTTTCATAGAGATTGGATGTCAACGTCTTGGTACAAGTTCAGCTTTACAAATCTTATATGGATAA